In a genomic window of uncultured Sphaerochaeta sp.:
- a CDS encoding rod shape-determining protein, whose product MAFTIRKQEKEEKGTVGKNIGIDLGTANILVYVEGEGIITNEPSVIAFDYETNEVIATGTMAANMIGKGHHGIKIVSPLNQGVISDIDATKKLIEISLHKVENINIDIKESTLLLCCPSEVTQLERDSFMDLGNKLGVKDVFIEQEVKAGAIGSGLDIFSSNGSMIIDIGGGSTDIGVLSLGDIVVSESNRIAGNYFDNEIMNYLQYKHGLLIGKKTAERIKMEIGSLRQKIKNPRETWASGRDVVTGLPKKITITETEIRDVLSKPFESIATMVLKVLQNTPPELSSDIIVNGIYISGGGALIDGVDEFLHERVGMDFYISKRPLTAVVDGTKLLLKNRGSYFVKPTD is encoded by the coding sequence ATGGCATTTACCATTCGAAAACAAGAGAAAGAGGAAAAAGGCACTGTTGGGAAAAACATCGGTATCGACCTCGGTACTGCGAATATCCTGGTCTATGTTGAAGGGGAAGGCATCATCACCAACGAACCTTCGGTCATAGCATTCGACTATGAAACCAACGAAGTGATCGCCACGGGAACCATGGCAGCAAACATGATAGGCAAAGGTCACCATGGCATCAAGATCGTAAGCCCCTTGAACCAGGGGGTCATTTCCGACATCGATGCAACCAAGAAGCTTATCGAAATTTCCCTGCACAAGGTTGAGAACATCAACATCGACATCAAGGAGTCCACCCTGCTGCTCTGCTGTCCCTCCGAAGTAACCCAACTTGAGCGAGATTCCTTCATGGATCTGGGCAACAAGCTTGGAGTCAAGGATGTCTTCATCGAGCAGGAAGTGAAAGCCGGTGCCATAGGCTCCGGGCTGGATATCTTCAGCAGCAACGGCTCCATGATCATCGACATCGGAGGGGGTTCCACCGACATCGGCGTACTCTCACTGGGAGACATCGTGGTCTCCGAGTCCAACAGGATTGCAGGAAACTACTTTGACAACGAGATCATGAACTACCTGCAGTACAAGCATGGGTTGTTGATCGGAAAGAAAACAGCAGAGAGGATCAAGATGGAAATCGGATCGCTCAGGCAGAAGATCAAGAACCCCAGGGAGACGTGGGCAAGCGGTAGGGATGTGGTGACCGGTCTTCCCAAGAAGATTACCATCACCGAAACCGAAATCCGTGATGTGCTTTCAAAACCCTTTGAATCGATTGCAACCATGGTTCTGAAGGTTTTGCAAAACACCCCACCCGAGCTCTCCTCCGACATCATCGTCAATGGGATCTACATCAGTGGTGGCGGGGCCTTGATCGACGGGGTCGACGAATTCCTGCATGAACGTGTCGGCATGGACTTCTACATCTCCAAACGTCCATTGACTGCAGTTGTCGACGGAACAAAACTGCTGCTGAAGAACCGTGGCAGCTACTTTGTGAAGCCCACCGATTGA
- a CDS encoding EAL domain-containing protein, whose amino-acid sequence MKILLRHHLVFASLGFIALVTSLLCDCYLASAIFCVVFLFTTSIGFLCANLSEPWSNAGKALHKWLKSHQNDLDSLFCLSITIHAQGLFQSCIDRKEYEQAYEGCAAELSEYFGINNVQRTSHDEFMVIRAYPSNNFNEEREKTDYQGIVCQTIVQRLEHRLDSPALPPVALTIGCAGSGLRYQVDSLAQLVDLAYFTKQTAQKRRVQWLVADAAVRAKKLDIDECKQGFLSPGWQEEFNPFFQPIIETTTQTVVGVESLARWQLGGFRILSASVFKDLACDLHHITTIDIIIITKTLATIRRLMLERIVPYTFKVVLNISNESLKKGFADRMVFLVEQAGLHPMQIEFDIKDSALSNPESILAIRELREKGFSVSLDVFTETAFDLQAFVRADFDCIKLDFAAYSAQLQQVYAALYDASIKQDITVLAKGIENKEMLEAARELGCPYVQGNYFTLPVAEHTFRVFMQKYQDGLDLESHLG is encoded by the coding sequence ATGAAAATTCTCTTGCGTCATCACCTAGTGTTTGCATCCCTCGGATTCATTGCACTCGTAACCAGCCTTTTGTGTGACTGCTATCTTGCGAGTGCCATTTTTTGTGTCGTTTTTCTCTTCACTACAAGCATAGGTTTTCTATGCGCCAATCTCTCCGAACCGTGGAGCAATGCAGGCAAGGCACTCCATAAGTGGCTGAAAAGCCACCAGAACGATCTGGACTCCCTGTTTTGCCTCTCCATCACCATTCATGCACAAGGACTCTTCCAGTCATGCATTGACCGGAAGGAGTATGAGCAAGCCTACGAAGGTTGTGCCGCCGAGCTCTCCGAGTACTTCGGGATCAACAATGTCCAAAGGACCTCACATGATGAGTTTATGGTGATCCGCGCCTATCCTTCCAACAATTTCAATGAGGAGAGGGAAAAGACAGACTATCAGGGCATTGTCTGCCAGACCATTGTCCAACGGCTCGAGCATCGCCTCGATTCCCCTGCCCTGCCTCCCGTTGCACTGACCATAGGGTGTGCCGGATCAGGACTCCGTTACCAGGTGGACTCGCTTGCACAACTCGTAGATCTGGCATACTTCACCAAGCAGACAGCACAGAAACGACGAGTGCAATGGTTGGTTGCCGATGCAGCAGTCCGCGCAAAGAAACTGGATATTGACGAGTGCAAGCAAGGGTTCCTGTCACCAGGATGGCAAGAGGAGTTCAACCCATTCTTTCAGCCGATCATTGAAACAACCACACAAACGGTTGTGGGAGTGGAAAGCCTTGCACGCTGGCAGTTGGGAGGCTTTCGGATCCTTTCCGCAAGTGTCTTCAAGGATCTGGCATGTGACTTGCATCACATCACCACCATCGACATCATCATCATCACCAAGACCTTGGCAACCATCCGAAGACTGATGCTGGAGCGTATCGTTCCCTATACGTTCAAGGTAGTGCTGAACATCAGCAATGAGAGCCTGAAAAAGGGCTTTGCCGACAGGATGGTGTTTCTGGTGGAACAAGCAGGGCTCCATCCCATGCAAATTGAATTCGACATCAAGGACTCTGCGCTTTCAAACCCTGAGTCCATCCTCGCCATCAGGGAGTTGCGTGAGAAAGGATTCTCCGTCTCACTGGATGTGTTCACCGAAACCGCCTTCGATCTGCAAGCCTTCGTCCGTGCAGATTTCGACTGCATCAAACTCGATTTCGCAGCCTATTCCGCCCAACTCCAGCAGGTGTATGCGGCATTGTACGATGCCTCAATCAAACAGGATATCACCGTTTTGGCGAAGGGAATCGAGAACAAGGAAATGCTTGAGGCCGCACGCGAACTCGGCTGTCCCTATGTACAAGGCAACTACTTCACCTTGCCTGTTGCAGAACACACCTTCAGGGTCTTCATGCAGAAGTACCAGGATGGACTCGATCTTGAATCACATCTCGGATGA